In the Fibrobacter succinogenes genome, TTTAAGCAAAAATAATTGGGCGTTTTTCAACTCGACTTTCGGCGAAATTCCAGGCCAGCAAATGGGCAAATACCTTTTGCAAAAAGGATTCAAGAAGGTCTGCTATTTTTCGCCGTACCACAACAGTTCATGGTCCAAAGACCGCTTGACTGGACTCAAAAATTCAGGACTCGAAGTTCTTGAATTTACCGACGATGAATACGCAAGCCCGTGGGATTACAAGGAAATCGCAAGAGCAAAAGTTTCAAGACTTTCCGTCGAAATATATGCGCGCAACCTTGTCAAGAAAAAACTTTTGCAATTTGTACAGAACGTCCCGCCGGATTGCAACTGCTGGGTTTGCGTCAATGACGAAGTTGCAGGGCTTTTCAGCGAAATAAGCGATGAGGGCAATTGCATTTTGCCCGGTGAAAAGACCGACCCGAACGTACTCGGATTCGATAACTCCGCCGAAAGCTACTTGTTGCGCATCGCATCTTACGACTTCAACACCAGCGCGCTTATCAAGCAGATATTCTACTACATCGAAAATCCCGATGGCTTCGGGAATAAAAAACGCCTGCACCAAATTCTGGGGCAGGTCGTTGAGAAGTAGGTTTGGGCTATGGGGTATGGGCACGGGTGCTAATGCACCCCATACCTCAAAGTGAGCCTCCGGCGAACGCGCTCAAAGCGACCACCGGGAGCGAGTTCATAGCTATACGTTCTTATTCACAATAATCGTCTTGGCTTCGAAGGTTTCACGGTCAATCCACTTGACCATCAAGGAGACCTTGTTGTCAACGTTCAGAGCGTCCCAGTAAGCCTTGAGCGTTTCTTCGGCACTGTCAAAAATCGGCATGAGTTTCGGGAAACCGTTGAAAGACGGAATCGGCTTGCCGTCCGTTTCGTACGTGCTGATGAAGTGACCGAGACCCGGGAGAGCCTTTTCGAATTCAAACGTCATGCGTTCGCAGCCAGCATCTTCGCTGTTGTTGCGGCTCTTGAGAATGGAGAGCTTGTAGATAGCCGGTTCAGCATTCTTGTAGTGGATGCCGGAAATACGCGGCGTGAAGTTCGGGGCATCGTCTTCGTACTGACGAGTGCGGAGAGCGCTTTCGAACGTACCACCAAGCTTGATAGCATTGTAAATCGTGTCCGTCTGGTCGCCGTTCGTGATAATCTGCACGTCCTTCGTATGGCGAGCCGGATAGTAAATGATGAGGTGTGGGTCCGTGAGCTTCGATTCGTCGAAAGCCTTGGTCTTCATAAAACCAGTGTCGGCTTCGATTTCAAACACGCGGTTGCGGCTGTTCACGCTACGGCCCATGATCCAGTAAACCTGCACGTAGGACTTGCCATCGGCACTCGTGCCAAGCACAATGCCACGGCCCGGGTACGGGTTCTTGGAGAGGTCGTTGAAATTCTGTTTTGCTTCTTCTGTGTAATTCATAGTTATTAGTTACTAGTTAATAGTTATTAGTTACTAGTAAATCTAGAAATGAAATTCTAGTAACTAGCAACTTCTAACTCATAACTACCTTTTTGGATTGTAATTATTCATCAGGACCATCGCAAGGGTCACGCAGAACATGATAACGCTACCCACAACCACCTGCTGTTTGTGATCGTATTCGCGCTTAACGTAAGTCGGATTTTCTTCGTTCAGTTCCTGCAAGGTCGGGCCTTGCTTTAACTTGGTACTGTCGATGCCGAACACCTTCTCAATCTGTTCGTCAGTCATGTTGAGCGTACTCGTGTGAGTGCTATCGTACCTGTCGAGTTTATCGGCTGCAAAAGATGGAGCGGCAAAAAAGAGTGCAAACGCCAAGACAAGGATGGTCCCCAAAGAACCACCCTGGATTGCCACGCCCTTATGCGGCACGCAATGACGATTTCTCGAATTCGAAAAAAACACTCTTTCGTCTCTCGTCTGTAGCCCGCCGTAGCGGGCATTCCCTCGTCTTATTACCCTTCCTTAGCGAGTTTGTCAAGAATCTGATTTACGAGACCCGGGTTAGCCTTGCCGCCGGACTTGCGCATGGTCATGCCGACCAAGAAGCCCTTGAGTGCAACCTTACCAGCCTTGAATTCAGCGAACTGGGCGGCGTTAGCAGCGCAGACTTCACGAACCACAGCTTCGATAGCGGCGGTGTCGGTCACCTGCACAAGGCCCTTTTCCTTCACGATCGTTTCCGGATCCTTGCCCGTTTCGAACATTTCGGCAAACACGGTCTTTGCAATCTTACCGTTGATGGTGTTGTCTGCAATGAGGTTCACGAGAGCGCAGAGCTGTTCCGGCTTGATCTTGAGAGCGGAGAGACCACCTTCGAGGTCCTTCATCTTGGCGAGGAGTTCCGTGATGACCCAGTTAGCAAGCACCTTGCCGTTCTTGCAGTTCTTGGCGGCGGTGTCGTACCATTCGCTCACGTCGCGA is a window encoding:
- a CDS encoding IMP cyclohydrolase, with the translated sequence MNYTEEAKQNFNDLSKNPYPGRGIVLGTSADGKSYVQVYWIMGRSVNSRNRVFEIEADTGFMKTKAFDESKLTDPHLIIYYPARHTKDVQIITNGDQTDTIYNAIKLGGTFESALRTRQYEDDAPNFTPRISGIHYKNAEPAIYKLSILKSRNNSEDAGCERMTFEFEKALPGLGHFISTYETDGKPIPSFNGFPKLMPIFDSAEETLKAYWDALNVDNKVSLMVKWIDRETFEAKTIIVNKNV